Proteins from one Malania oleifera isolate guangnan ecotype guangnan chromosome 4, ASM2987363v1, whole genome shotgun sequence genomic window:
- the LOC131154471 gene encoding protein neprosin, translating into MGMGRRKRGTSIKSAFLPLLLAFFILVFDRFAVVSALNYTKYREVSSLRLERIQRHLKNINKPPVITIESPDGDIIDCVHRGKQPALDHPALKNHKIQRAPPEMPKVRRMKGGDDEKERMENNRSSSDLAGEGEWQMWHRGGNRCPKGTVPIRRSSVHDVLRARSLFDFGKKHHRSPPLARRVDAPDVVSGNGHEHAIAYTGASQEVYGAKATINVWDPSIQVVNEFSLSQLWVLSGSFDGSDLNSIEAGWQVSPELYGDSRPRLFTYWTTDSYQATGCYNLLCAGFVQTNSRIAIGAAISPVSSVSGGQFDISILIWKDPKLGNWWMSFGDSTLVGYWPADLFTHLGDHATMVEWGGEVVNSRPNGMHTSTQMGSGHFAEDGFGQASYFRNLEIVDSDNSLSSAQGISILAENTNCYDIKSFYTNDWGTHFYYGGPGKNPKCP; encoded by the exons ATGGGTATGGGGAGAAGGAAGAGAGGGACTAGTATTAAGTCGgcttttcttcctcttcttcttgcaTTTTTCATCCTTGTTTTCGACCGATTTGCCGTCGTTTCGGCTCTAAATTACACCAAATACAGAGAGGTTAGCAGCCTGAGACTCGAAAGGATTCAGAGGCACTTGAAGAATATCAACAAGCCCCCCGTCATCACCATCGAG AGCCCCGATGGAGATATCATAGACTGCGTCCATAGAGGAAAACAACCAGCTTTAGATCATCCTGCTTTGAAAAATCACAAGATCCAG AGAGCTCCGCCGGAGATGCCCAAGGTGAGGAGGATGAAGGGCGGAGATGACGAAAAGGAAAGGATGGAGAACAACAGGAGCAGCAGTGACCTGGCCGGAGAAGGAGAGTGGCAAATGTGGCACCGCGGGGGGAATCGGTGTCCGAAGGGGACGGTGCCCATACGGCGGAGCTCAGTGCACGATGTGCTGAGAGCCAGGTCTTTGTTTGACTTCGGCAAGAAACACCACCGGTCGCCGCCGCTGGCTCGGCGCGTCGACGCACCAGATGTCGTCAGCGGCAATGGCCATGAG CACGCCATTGCCTACACGGGGGCATCCCAAGAAGTGTACGGAGCCAAAGCAACCATAAACGTGTGGGACCCATCAATCCAAGTGGTCAACGAGTTCAGCCTCTCCCAGCTCTGGGTCCTCTCGGGATCATTCGACGGCTCTGATCTCAACAGCATCGAAGCTGGATGGCAG GTCAGTCCGGAGCTGTATGGGGATAGCAGGCCCAGACTTTTCACTTATTGGACG ACGGACTCATACCAGGCTACCGGATGCTACAACCTTCTGTGTGCGGGATTTGTGCAGACCAACAGCCGGATAGCCATCGGAGCTGCCATTTCTCCGGTTTCCTCAGTTTCCGGCGGCCAGTTTGACATTAGCATCCTCATTTGGAAG GACCCAAAGCTGGGAAACTGGTGGATGAGCTTTGGCGACAGCACGCTGGTGGGGTACTGGCCGGCAGATCTGTTCACGCACCTTGGAGACCATGCAACCATGGTGGAGTGGGGCGGCGAGGTGGTGAACTCGCGGCCCAACGGGATGCACACCTCCACCCAGATGGGCTCCGGCCACTTTGCCGAAGACGGCTTCGGCCAGGCCAGCTACTTCCGCAACCTGGAGATCGTCGACTCCGACAACAGCCTCAGCTCCGCCCAAGGCATTTCCATCCTCGCCGAGAACACCAACTGCTACGACATCAAGAGTTTCTACACCAATGACTGGGGCACTCACTTCTACTACGGCGGGCCCGGGAAAAACCCGAAGTGCCCTTAG